The window CCCATCACACTTTTCCTTTTCCCATCTCCTCAACAAAAATGCTATCTCAAACTAGCCCTAGGCCAGATGGTAGAGGTcaagccaaaaaaagaaagcataaatctTATGGTTAAGAaactgtgtctttaaaaaaaaagtacaacatcCACTTGAGCATGTATTTAATGCTTGGTTAAAAGTGAGCTGCTTTAGAATCTGTGCATAGAATAAAAGACTGGAAGGAGGTATGTCAAAATGTTAACTGGAATTACCCCTGGACAGAAGtgatttattctctttttgtttaGCTACATTTTTCTACCTTAACcaaatattacttttgtaatttggAAAAGTTATTCCAAAATACAGCTAATGGCTGTTTTTATTGATAAATGAGTTTCTGTCTTGCCTTGTCAGGGTGGAGCTTTGCAGGCTGTGAGGCAGGGCAGGCCTCTTCCCACCTGCTCCAGCCCACGCCCGGGACTTAGTGAGCATTTCTTGAATGACTCAGTGAACATAAATATTAACCCTGGGCATTTGGGAAATGTAAACCTTAGTTCCTTGAGACTTGGGGTAATAAGATTGAAACTCTTCTAGTGTTACAGAATCAGGCCTTTGTACCAGGGTCAGAGAGcttcagaaagaaagggaattgGAATGAGAAAATCACTGGAGTATATGAGAATGGCTGGGCAGCAATGGTGAGTCCACCCAGAGTCAGGTGGACGCAAGGCTGACCTGGGCTTGATTTCCCACCTCTGCTGTTTAtgagcagtgtgaccttgggaaaattgcttaacctctctgagccttctttgtctctcataaagTGGTGAAATAGTAGTACTCATCTTGTCAGGTTGCTATGAGCATTCACTGAGCTCATGCTACCAGTAAGGTGTTATCCTCATCACATTATCAGATGGATGCAGCCATGACCCCTGGGGTCAGCGAGCTCACCCATAGCCCCTGTGCAGCTCCACCCCGTGAGCAGCATAGGCTCTTCTATCCTCCTGCCCTCATCATCCCTCAGCAATTTCCATGCCCTCTGTGCCACGGAGAAGCAGGACCACGTGACAACTGAGCACATAGGTTCCAGCCCAGAGCTGGCCAGTAGAGAGACAATGTGAGCCATAAaggtcattttaaattttctaggagGCCTGttaaaaaggtagaaagaaaatctgtaattaatttgtaaaaaaatttcatacttaatatcattttatcatgtaatgaatattttttaattaatgagatatttcacattcttttttcatgCGAAGTCTTCAAAATCTGAAGTGTGTTTTATGtttatcacatcttttttttaataagttactctttttttctgctttttatttttatttttattaagtaagctctatgcccaacatgcagcttgaactcaccaccctgggatcagggGTTGCACACTCTACCCGCTGAACTGGGCAGGGGCCCCCATATATCATGTCTTGATTGGGACTAGCCATTTTCCaatgtggctaatggctactgTGTTGGACCTCACGGTTGTAGATTCTACACAATGCTGTCCTATAAAACTTTCTATATGTGTGCCGTCCAAAGCAATGTCCACTAACCACATGTGGTTACTGAGtgtttgaaatgtggctggtataactgaggaactgaatttttcattttacttaattttaattagattaattttacttacttttaattTAGAGCCACATTGCCAGTGTTACTAACCATTTTCTGTAcaaccttgggaaagttactagACACCCTTGCCCCTCAGTTTTTTCCTTCATGAAATGGTGATCATGGATAGTTTGTCTCATAAAAATTTCTCATGAGGAATATGAGTGCATAGAAAGCTCTCAATGAATGTTAGCTCTATTTTCTTAACCAAGGAAAAGGAAGTCCCTGCCATGCTTTTAGTGTGTTTGCAGCCAGATAGATCACATAGGCTGTGTTCAGTTGAGGAACAGATTATTAACTACCAAAACAGAAAACCACAGTTTAGGGAAGAACAGAGGTATGGTGTTACCTCAAGGAGGCTGACCAGTATCCAGCTAGCACATTCCTGAATTAAAGTCCAGATTATATACTTACTgtcaaaatgaattatttctctacaaaatgttatttttgtttaaattagaaatatgaaCACATTAAAGAGTTGACTGAGTTCTCAGAATGGAAGGATATTTAAACCCACCAAACAAACACAAATGGGTGGTTTAGGAAGTGAGGGGAGGTCTCCTGATGGCAGGCAGGCCCGGGTTGGTTCCCCTTCAGTCACTGATGAGCTAAGTGACTCCGAGCAAGCTGTGatatttctctgagcctcagtttgcttatcTCTAAATTGGAGCTCATAACATCTACCTCCAAAGACCATTTGGAAGCTTAACTGCGCTAATGTGTAAGATGCTtcccagtacctggcacacatcAAGAGCTCATTTACTATTcttaggatttttaaagattaatcaGAGTAGAATCTGGTCTTTAAACAAATGAAGGCTGTTGGAAGCGTTAGGGAAAGTAAAATGTTACTGATATTCCTTCCCAGAAATAGAACGTCTGTGTTTTTCTTGTGGAAAAGTCTGACGCCAGGACATGTGAGGGGGTcgcaggggcagaagcaggctcagggTGATCCTAAGGAGTCCTTACCTGTGTGTGGGTCCAACAGGCTTGACAACTCTTCTTCTAGCAGCTGCTTCACAGACAGGTCCTCTTCAGGATCCAAGGGCCCTTCCTCCTGGTCTGGTTCTGTCTGGCCAGCCCTGGCACCTAGGCCGTCTGTATCTGGGATTATGCTCCTGCAAAGGAGGCCAGCCAGTCCACGAGTGAGAAAATTCACACAccagattcattcattcctgcTCATGAACATTCTTCTACTCATGCCAGCATTCATCCACATAAGGAGGTAGATACAGAGCCCAGCTTTCAGAGTCAGACCAACCTGGATTACTTGGTCCCAGGCCTGCCTACTCTGCATctgttgcctcatctgtaaaatggaggtaataaatAACACCCACCTCAAGGGGCATGCAAAATGAGACAGTTTATGTAGAGAAACTAGTACCTGGCACCATGTAAGCACTCCTTGTAAGAAACAATGAATGCATTGGCACCATTATTCACCAATGAATaattccctccccttcctttgcGTTGCCTGGCTCAGGGTAGGAGTGTAGTAACTTTGGTTGAAACAGTGCagtcatctgtccatccatctatccatccacctcCACCCATTCAACTATGACCTCCAGTGAGAGCAGAGATTTCTATCTGTCTCATTCCCTGGTCACCAGTGCTCAAAACAGGGccccagcacatagtagatgctcaattaatACTTTGTGGACTACATGGCTGAATATTCCCTACTCCCTATTTGAGGCCAAATCCCAGACCAGAATAGCAGGGCAAAAGAAGATGCAGCTGGGATGAGGCATCAAAAAGCCACTCAGACTCTACCTGACTCCTGCTGTCTCCATcctgtcctctccctcccacagACCTTGCCTACCACCTGGAGGAGGCCAGTTCCTGAGACAGCCTGAGTATGGGGAGGCAGGTCTGGCCCCACAGTTCAGCAGGTTGGAAAGGTCCCTCAGATTTTAAAGGTCTCAggtcctttgtgcttttttttttcctgtcaccaTTTCTGCTGCCATGAAGGGATTAGCAGGGAAGTGGCAAGTTAGTAAGTAATGATGACAACAACTAATGTTTATTAAGCAGTTACTCTGAGTCAGACTTTATGTTTTGCTAAGTATATAGACCCTCTCTTCAAACTTTTCCCATCTGTAAGGTGTTCTCTTGTCATCATTCCCAAATTgcaaatgaaaaaaggaagactTGTGAAAAATTCTACACCTTGCCCAAGGTCCCCATGGACTAAGTGTTAAAGCAAGAATTCAAATCCAGACTCATGTGACTATGGAGTATGCATACTCACTGTTGCTCTACACTACCTCCCACcatcattgcaaaaaaaaaaaaaaaaaaaaaaaaagctatgaattGTCAAGGCAAGAGCTCTGAGCCTGCATTCAGGTGCTGGGAGCTGGTCCCAGCTTTGCCACTCActggccatgtgaccttgaacaaagtCACTTTGGGAGGAAAGGACTTAGCAATGGTTatgcacctactatgtgccagtcactagGCTATGGGCTTAGAATATGTTTGATTGTTAAATCCTTAACCTATCACTGCAAAGAAGTGTGGTGACCTctcttttacagataagaaactgaggccctgaggaTCTATCTGGCTTGCTCAAGTTCAGCATAGCTGGGTCGGATCAAACTACTCAGAGCCCCAGTTTCTATGTCTGTAACAAAAAAGAGTTAGATTAGATGTCCTGTTGAGCTCTCTTTAGTTCTAGGACTGCCCAAAGAATACACCCACACACCTATGTCCTTAGCCAGGGAACCTTCATGTTATGTTAAAGgatcaagagaaagaaagctgAAAATTACACATTTAAAGCCCATAGCCTAGCACCTCTGCAATCAGGGGACAGGTAGAGCCTCAGGGATGAAGTCATTTCCTTAGAGATCTGTGTCctgtaaatacaataaatatagtTGCTCCAGGACCATGCTTCCCAGGATGGGGGGATGGATGCTGTCCGATGCTCTCCCAGGGGGGCTGCTGTCTGGAATGTGTTCACCCTTCCTCAGATCACAGAGGTTCCAGGGGTGAAGGCAAGCTGATGGCGGGGGTGGTACTCGAGAAGCCTGTGGGTCCATGTGCTGCTTACCTGCCTCCGCTGGGCTTGGCCAAGTATTTATTTCCCCGGTGGTTTGGTTTGGGCTGGAATTGGCCCTGATGCAGCAAGGACAGCAGCTGGGAGATTTGCTGCAAGACAGGAAAAATCTGTTGACTCCACACAATTCCGACCCAGCACACTTCCTTGCCGGATGTTTCCCTCAATGCCGGCGCTTTCTTTTTATAGTCTTTCCTCCAGCTTCAGATGTTTGTGCGATCAGATGGGGGATGGTGAACGGTGACGGAGGCGGTGACGACGGAGGCAGGGACCAGTGCTGGCAGGATCTTTGCTTTGTTCTGTCACCACAGGACCTGGGTAtcccagggagagaaggaggaccCCCCTGGGCCCACCCCTCACTCTCACTCTGAGCAACCTCCCCCCACTGGAATCTGTGAAATGAGGCTGAAGAAGGCATTTCCCGACCATAAATTCATATTACTTTGATACAGATTATCTTAAGGAGTTGTTTCCCCACCTTCAGGAGTACTCAGTCAGCCAATTTTGGTGGGCCAGACATAAGACTCTGCAATGGAGAAAGCAACATTGGTAGCATTCAATCATTCCtttattcatcctttcattcattcaacaagagTGAGAATGAAAACAGAAGGCATTGCCAGCTGAAAGGCCAGAGGAGATGGtggaggctcagaaaggctggggaggtgggcaggagtcAGGTGAGATGTCAGGGCCAGAACCTGCAGGGCCTTATGAAGGCAAAGGTGACAGACCAAGTTTCAGGAGGCCGAGTTCTAGTTCAAGGTCATTTCTAGTTTCTGTAGTGTCAGGCATGTTTTTAGAGATACTCATACCTCAGTTTCCTATTCTCTAAATTGGAGCTGGAAATATGCATCCAGCCTTCTTCACGGGGTTGTTGGGATTAACTAACCCAGTGGtttgagaatttaaaatgcaAGGATTATGGGCTGTTACTCCTAGAAATACTGCCGATGGTTCCTGGGCCTACCCCCAGTCTTCCCTGAGAAGGCCCACTCAGCCTCTCTGGACAGCTCCAGCTAGAAAGTACCAACCTCAGAGGACAGTTGGAAAATTAGGAGATGAGGCCTGGGTCCAGTTGTCTGCCTCAGGGCAGATCCTACCTCCTGGCCCAGACCAGTAGCCTCTTAAGGCACCTGCAACTCTTCCAAGTGTTAGCTGGTAGTTCAGGGACACTCTCTGAGTGCTGCAGCCTGAGCATAGTGCTGTCATTCAGGGTTGCATCATAGTTAGAATGTAAACTATGGTAACTATCAGACTCAGATTCAAATCCTATATCTGGgggcacgtgagtggctcagtggttgagcatctgcctttggctctggtgatcccagcgtcctgggatcgagtcccacatcaggctccccgcagggagtttgcttctccctctgcctatgtctctgcctctttctctgtgtctctcatgaataaataaataaataaataaatctttaaaacaaaacaaaaaacacatccTACATCTGCCCGTGCCCCAGTTCCATCTGGATGGCCTTGAGAAATTACTTAAGcattttgagcctcagtttcctcagcagTAAAAAGGGAATAATAACGAGGCCCATGTGGTTATAGTCATAAAGATGAAATGattgaaagtatataattcatttatgtattctttttctttttaggaagaattcttttttttaaagattttatttatttattcatgagagacagagagagaaagagggagagagagagaaagagagagaggcagagacacagacagagaagcaggctccatgcaggaagcctgatgtgggacttagtcccgggactccaggaacatgccctgggccaaaggcaggcgccaaaccgctgagccacccagggatcccctcatttatgtattcttttaaaactttttaaagtaatcttaaatatttttttatttttattatttttttttaagattttatttatttatttatttattcatagacacagagagagagaggtagagacacaggcagagggagaagcaggctccatgcagggagctcgatgtggtacttgatcccgggtctccaggatcacaccccaggctgcaggcagcaccaaaccactgcccagggctgcccttaaatctttttttaaagtaatcttaaaaaaccttttttaaagtaaactttttaatttaagtaaccttttttaaattgttcatggtaggacttgaactcatgactccaagatcaaaagccatacgctccactgactgagccagccaggtgcccctatttattaaTAGATCTTATGACCAGCACTTAATAACTTAATAACAAGCATTTATGATAAGCACTTAATATGTGtgtaatctcatttaattcttacaataacTCTAGGGAAAAGATACCACCATACCCATTTTGTTGATGTGGAATATGAGGCTCAGAGGGGCTACACAGCAGTTAATGGCAGggctagaatttgaacccagatctgacTCACTGTGGCACTGTGCTGCTAGAAAGACATGAGCATTAGGCAAGCTGCTTCCTACCCTCAGGCTGATCCCAGATGGGTACCCTTCTTTCCATCACCCCAGTGGATTCAGCCCCAGTGCTTGCTCTCAGCTGTCTGTGTTCGCCAACAACCAATACAGTGTTAAGCTCAAAAAGCTCACTCAGTAAGCATTtgaaaatggatggatggatgggtggatggacgaacgaatgaatgaatggttctGGGCAACCTCGAAGGCTACATAGGGCTCAGGGCAAGACTCCTCAGAGAGCAGCAGGGCTCTCTCCAGGTGGCttcctgaggaggatgtgggggaaGGAAGCTGTGTCCTTCCTTGACAGGAAACCTGAGCCAATTGCCTGGCCAAACAGACATGTGCCTTGAGTGGGCAGCCTGGCACGGGGAAAGTTCTCTGAAGTGCAGAGGAACAGATCTGGATGTGAGATCAGGCACCGTCCCTGAAAAGGATTTCCCATTTTTGTCTAGTAAATTCCAGGTCGCTACATATTTTGTCCTTCATTATTCTATGTAATCCTCAACTCCTGGGAGGCAGACACAGGGTCAGTTTAGCATCATAATTGCCATTTGGGGAAAATGAAGCTCTGATACTGACAGATTTGCCCAAGGTTGCCCTGCTATTGAGTGGCtatactgaaatttgaattcagatcAGACTCCTAAGTTCCAAGATTGTTTCCGCTGCCCCATCCTGCAGACCTAGCtcgcaaaatcttttttttttttttttaagattttatttattcatgaaagacacacagagaaaggcagagacacaggcagaaggagaagcaggctccatgcagggagcctgatgtgggactcgatcccgggtctccaggatcatgccctgggccaaaggcggcactaaaccgctgagccacccagggatccctagccagCAAAATCTAGTCTCAGGCAAGTCCAGTACAGCCTCAGAGCCCAGGAGCAGTGATGCCTATGCTGGCCTGCTTCACAGGGAGGTTGCCCGGATGagaagagggcaggaggagatgAAGAGCTTTGCAGAAGTAATTGTAACCATTTGCTGAGTGCTGACTGTGTGCCGGACATAACTCTAGGCTTTAAGTGCACTCATTTCATCTTCAAGCACATTTAGGAGGTAGGTGCTGTTTACATAGGTGTCTTTAACAGCAAAGCGGAGTAACATTCCTGTGGTTCACGGCTAGGAAGAGATGAAgccaggatttgatcccaggcaGCCTTATCCCAAAGCTTTTATTCTCAAATGTGTCTTTTGTTGTGTGTCTGCTTGTGCCAGGCCCCCTGAGTAAGTGCTTTACAGGAATTAACTGATAAAATCCTCAGGACAACTGCGAGGCAGATGCTCTTAccatcatctctattttatagatagggAAACGAAGGCTCAGAGACAGTTAGTAAGTTGCCCGGGATCACACAGCTAAATTTTGTTGACCCAGAGCTGGGCCCTGACCCACTGTATCCACTATACCATAAAGTCCCTGGTGAGCCTAAGGAATGAATGTGAGAAACGTAAGGGTAATGGGGTGTCTGATGTGGTGGTCCAGGGCTGACCACAGAGAAAGCTGCCCATACCCAGGTACCTGAACAGGGGGAGAATCCATGGTGAGTTCCTCTACAGGGTTCCGCTccgcaaaagcagccacagatagCCGGACCAGGCTCCGCAGGATCTGACGGGGACCAGACTCTTTCTCGGGGGTCACTTTGCCATTGAGATTGGGCTGCCGCCTCAGGGTTGCAGATGAGGCTGGTGGACTCAGTGGGGCCTCCTCGCTGCCTGCGTCTCCTGACAGCCTCCTTGCCGGGCTGCCCATAGCCTTTGGGGTCCTTGAGCGCGGCTGGCCCATCACAGGCTGGGACTCAGGAAGGTTCAGGTTCTCCCGGGAGGCATTTCGCTGCCTGGGATGGTTGAAAAGGAGATTGACAGTATCCTGCAGCACCTCTCGGCTCTCAGCCTGTGTTCCCTGGTTGCCTTGGTTACGCAGGGTCCTATACAAGGTTGGCGTGAGGTGAAAGGGGGCCTGCAGGCAGGGGTCCCAGCCTGCTTCCATCATCCCTTCCTTGCCTGTGTCCTTGTGGGGCTGCCTGATGTCTCCAGGCTCATCCACCTGGCCCCTGAGCACGGGCACAAGGTGGATATCCGCCTTCTGGATGTGTTTCTGGGGCCTCTTGGGCTGGTGACGGTAGGTAGATTCAGCCTCCCGACAGTTGTAGGCTCTGTTGTCCTTCTTCTCTGTCCTGCAGATGGACATGATCAGAGCCAAGATCAACCCAAAGATGGCCAGCAGTACGAGTAGGCAAATCACTGTCAGCATCGAGGTGCTCAGGGTCCCAGGTTCCCGGGCCCTGTCCCTCAAGTGATCCACACTGGTGACAAACAAGACCCTCAACAAGGCTTGGGTCTGCAAGGAGGGGATGCCATGGTCTTCTACCACTATCACCAGTTCCCACTCACTCCCAATGAGACTGCTGGCATTGGTGATGTTGATGAACAACTGCCCCAGGTGGGGGCTGAGGACAAAGAGACAGGCTTCATTCCCACTCCTAATGCTATAGAGAAGCTCTCCATTTGCCCCTGAGTCTACATCTCTTGCTACAATGGTTGCCAAAAGGAATGGCCGGGAACTATGGGTTGTCAGTGGTGGTGTGTCAGCACTCACTGGACCCAAGCCATTAGGAGTTTCAATGGGCACCAGAAGGTGGCCTGTGGAGGCATTTACGAGCACTGAGAGGATGGCTTTTCCATCACTGAGTGTGGGATGAATCACCTCTGGGGCATTATCATTGACATCCAAGAGGCTGACCCATACAGAGACGCTGGATGCAAGttggggctgccccatgtcctctGCGATCACACGGAACTCAAAACTGGCCATTTGTTCATAGTCTAGTGACCTCTGAGCAGTGACATCTCCTGTGTCTGAGTCAATAGCTACCAAATGAGAAACTGGGGAGTCCTGAATACGATATGAGATTTTTCCATTAATGCCCAAGTCTGCATCATGAGCCTTGACGGTAATGAGGTGAAGAGAAGGTAGGTTGTTCTCCCGAGTAGAGACCTCATACCTGCTCTCTTCAAACACAGGTGCATTGTCGTTGGCATCACTGATCTGAATGCTGAGCTGTTTCTTGGCTGATAATGGCTGGGGTCCTTGGTCTTGAGCCAAGAGAGTGAGGGTATACTTGGGCCACTGCTCTCTGTCCAGTGTGGTGTTGGTTAGCAGCATGTATGTGTTGCCATTGGTCCTTTTCAGCCTGAAGTGGCCCAGTTCTTGGCTCAGCCAGCAGTGGACCAGACCATTATTTCCTGAGTCCAAGTCATCTGCCATGACGAGAGCAATGAAACTATCCTTTGGAAGAGCTTCTGACACCAATGATGGCTGGGAGGCCCATGTGATGTGGATGCTTGGGGCATTGTCATTGACGTCCAGAACCTTAATGAGTACTTTGCAGTGGGCTGGGATGGGATTGGGACCCAGGTCCCTCGCCTGGACATCTATCTCATAGGCAGGATTCTTTTCATAGTCTAGGGGTTGACGCAGAATCACCTGGCCTGTCTTTGCATCAATACTGAAGGTGTCCAGCACCTCTGGAGGCACATGCTTACTGAGGAAGAATTCCACCTCCCCATTGGGACCTTGGTCAGGATCCGTGGCAGTCAAGTTTATGAGGAGAGTACCAGGGGCAGCATCTTCTTGGATTTCTAATGCCAGTGAGCTCTCAGCAAACACTGGGCTATTGTCATTGGAGTCCAGGACATTGACCTTGACTAAGCTGGTGCCTGACTTGGGGGGGTTCCCACTGTCATAGGCAGTTAGCACCAGATCAAAAAACGAGTGGATTTCCCTGTCTAGCTCCTTTACCACCACAAGTTCTGCATGTTTGGTCTCATCAGGCCCCACGATGACATCCAGGGCAAAGTGCTCACTGGGAGACAGCGTGTAAGAGTGCAGGGTGTTGGGGCCAGTGTCCGGGTCGAGAGCTCTGTCCAGGGGGATCCGGGTGCGCAAAGAGGCACTCTCAGAGATTTCCAGCTCCTGCTTACCTTTGGGAAACTGTGGCTCATGGTCATTGATGTCCAGCACCTGGATCTCCACATGGATCAGAGCCAAATCCCCCGTGGCAAGCACGTCAAAGGAAATCAGGCAAGGGTCCTGCTGCCGGCAAAGCAGCTCTCTGTCCAGCCGCCTCCCTGTGCTAAGCAGGCCGTCCTCAGGGTTCACCTGGATGGGGAGTGCCTGAGACAGCTGCAAGACCTGGAAGGACGCCTGTGTTTGTCCGCGTCTGTCCTCCCAGCTCAGGTCCCTGGACAGCTTTCCTATCACTGTGCCAGTCGGCACCTCTTCCGCCACTTGGTATTTCACAGTGAGAGTGGCCACCTCCTGACAATGCCCTGGAAGGAACAAGTAGCTGCCTGACCCCAAAAGCCCCAGCAGTAGTAGCAGAAGTAGCATCATGCTTACCGCCAGGATGGGCTAGGCTCAGAAACCACTAGAGTTCTTCAAAGGCCAGGCAAGTCCTCCAGTGTTTCCTGAGTGGCTCGATTAGTGTTCTCCTGCCCCCAGATCTGCTGTCACAGCCTCGTCCCATAATTGGATGATGATGGAAGTAGAAGATTCTCAGGCAAGGCCATCCTCATCTGAAGAGATCTCAGAGCTCCAAGCACTGATGAAGTGCAATTGCCAAGGGACACCCCACACAGGGGCACCCGTTGGTCCCCTTCAGTAAGTGATGGCCAAGAGCTGGTCCAAGAGGAACTTGACCCAGTAAAGCAGGATGTGGGGATCTGACTTCCAAACAGTTGCTGGGCtagggaaatggagaagcagcTTTTTCCTATGGAAACCCCACCTACAGGAAAAGGGAGGGTTATGCGTTTCAATGCCAATTAGAGAAGGAGGGCTTCCCGTGAAGTGCGAGGGGCCTGCGGCGGTGGTGGCGGAGGGTGGGCCCTGCAGCGAGGAAGGTACTAGCCACACGAGGCGGCccctgagagagagggagctgcTGTGTGGCCAGGTGGGCAGAGAGCTGAGCCCCTGTCTGCCCCAGTACCCTTCCTGGGAACGGCACGTTCCTTgtgtctctcctttcctctgctcTCTTTGTTTCCCTCATATCCCTGTGATTCCTCTCCCATTCGTCTTTTCCCCACACGCATCTACCTCTCTAAGTCCGGACTCTGCCCTGACCACTCACCCATTTTTGTCTCTCAGGAAGCAGCTGTGGTTAAGAGAGCGGCCATCAGAGCCAaaaactgcctgggttcaaatctgaACTCTGCAATTCACTGTCTGGGGCATGtgggacaagtcacttaacctctctgggcttctatCACTTCATCTTGAAGAGTGTAGATGGGAAGGATAGGAGCCCTCACCGCAGGAAACTGTGAGGACAAATGAAATGATGCGTGAAGGGCTGGGTCCTGGCTCAGAGTCACAGACAATGACATTCTGTGAGTAGGGGCTGTTGAGAACTGAATAGCTGGTCTCACCTCATAGCTCTGGCTCTTGCACTGTCGCTGGGGCAGTCCCCGCCCACACAGACCCATGAGGGTGCCCATGGCCTTGGCTTCTGAAGTTCAGGGATCTGTCTGACCTGACCATGTGgctgcccacccccttcccttcctgctccccagccTGGAGGTCCATTGTTCTGTGCATCTGGTCCAGCCTGAGTCCCTATCTAGGGGAATCCCCGGcctccttctcccctgcctagGAGGTTTTTATACTTTTCCTACGCCTTCCTCACCttatccctcccttcccctgatTCTTCTCTCCCCGCTGCTGTCTATGAGTCCCATGAACAGttcttgctccccaccccccaacactcCTAGAGATATGGATGTTTTTAGGTATGCCCTCCTCTCACTCACCTGCTCACAGAAGTGAGGCCCAGGATCACTTGGGTGGCATTTGAGGTGGCTTGTGGCTTCTCATTTCCCTCCTTACTTCCTGGCCCAGCGCCAGTCTGGTCTTATACTCTGCCTCCGGCTGATTCTAGAGGTTTGTAAAACACTGGAAGTGATGGGAATTTAAGGCCAGCTTCCTTTAGGTGTGTGTTTGTAGCTGAGTCCTTGGGACATAGGGGAACCTCATCAGGGGTTGGCCTATAGGCCTGTGGCCTTAGAGCTATctgtgcccctccctgcccctatcttttctttcccacaccctatcctttttttaaaaatttaaaaaagattttatttacttatttattcatgagagagagagagaagtagagacacaagcagagggagaagcaggctccatgcagggagccgaggtgggacttgatccctggtctccaggatctggaCCTGGactgagggtggcgctaaaccg is drawn from Vulpes lagopus strain Blue_001 chromosome 8, ASM1834538v1, whole genome shotgun sequence and contains these coding sequences:
- the PCDH12 gene encoding protocadherin-12 is translated as MMLLLLLLLGLLGSGSYLFLPGHCQEVATLTVKYQVAEEVPTGTVIGKLSRDLSWEDRRGQTQASFQVLQLSQALPIQVNPEDGLLSTGRRLDRELLCRQQDPCLISFDVLATGDLALIHVEIQVLDINDHEPQFPKGKQELEISESASLRTRIPLDRALDPDTGPNTLHSYTLSPSEHFALDVIVGPDETKHAELVVVKELDREIHSFFDLVLTAYDSGNPPKSGTSLVKVNVLDSNDNSPVFAESSLALEIQEDAAPGTLLINLTATDPDQGPNGEVEFFLSKHVPPEVLDTFSIDAKTGQVILRQPLDYEKNPAYEIDVQARDLGPNPIPAHCKVLIKVLDVNDNAPSIHITWASQPSLVSEALPKDSFIALVMADDLDSGNNGLVHCWLSQELGHFRLKRTNGNTYMLLTNTTLDREQWPKYTLTLLAQDQGPQPLSAKKQLSIQISDANDNAPVFEESRYEVSTRENNLPSLHLITVKAHDADLGINGKISYRIQDSPVSHLVAIDSDTGDVTAQRSLDYEQMASFEFRVIAEDMGQPQLASSVSVWVSLLDVNDNAPEVIHPTLSDGKAILSVLVNASTGHLLVPIETPNGLGPVSADTPPLTTHSSRPFLLATIVARDVDSGANGELLYSIRSGNEACLFVLSPHLGQLFINITNASSLIGSEWELVIVVEDHGIPSLQTQALLRVLFVTSVDHLRDRAREPGTLSTSMLTVICLLVLLAIFGLILALIMSICRTEKKDNRAYNCREAESTYRHQPKRPQKHIQKADIHLVPVLRGQVDEPGDIRQPHKDTGKEGMMEAGWDPCLQAPFHLTPTLYRTLRNQGNQGTQAESREVLQDTVNLLFNHPRQRNASRENLNLPESQPVMGQPRSRTPKAMGSPARRLSGDAGSEEAPLSPPASSATLRRQPNLNGKVTPEKESGPRQILRSLVRLSVAAFAERNPVEELTMDSPPVQQISQLLSLLHQGQFQPKPNHRGNKYLAKPSGGRSIIPDTDGLGARAGQTEPDQEEGPLDPEEDLSVKQLLEEELSSLLDPHTGLALDRLSVPDPAWMARLSLPLTMNYRDNVFSPDTPAVEEPRTFQTFGKAAGPELSLTGTRLASTFLSEMSSLLEMLLGQRSGVPVEAASEVLRRLSVCGRTLSLDLATSGASGMDGQGGPGGKKEAEGRTGSSSSSSSSRGLWIQEPGALGDVREPRP